One stretch of Natronobacterium gregoryi SP2 DNA includes these proteins:
- a CDS encoding CBS domain-containing protein — protein sequence MESELSVTDVLTNEYVGVSESDTVLDTVTLMREERMGAALVIQGTDPVGIMTEWDVLGLVADEADVAETTVGDVMTTPVISVAPERSLTDAANVMARENIRNLVVEDGDEDEVLGLLTQRDVIAAAGSFQAAVTPHRSADFGSDIEAEPATGERSHNTHLANDDPDSAVSPGSGDEYTTQGVCEACGSLAESLWESNGQLICADCRTV from the coding sequence ATGGAATCGGAACTGTCGGTCACGGACGTTCTAACCAACGAATACGTCGGGGTTAGCGAGTCGGATACCGTTCTGGATACGGTGACGCTCATGCGCGAAGAGCGTATGGGTGCGGCGCTCGTCATCCAGGGGACCGATCCGGTCGGTATCATGACCGAGTGGGACGTGCTCGGGCTGGTTGCCGACGAGGCGGACGTAGCCGAGACGACCGTCGGTGACGTCATGACGACGCCAGTCATCTCTGTCGCGCCCGAGCGGTCGCTTACCGACGCGGCGAACGTCATGGCACGAGAGAACATCCGCAACCTCGTCGTCGAGGACGGCGACGAGGACGAGGTTCTCGGGCTACTCACCCAGCGAGACGTCATTGCGGCTGCCGGGTCGTTCCAGGCGGCGGTGACACCCCACCGGTCGGCCGACTTCGGATCGGACATCGAGGCCGAACCGGCGACCGGGGAGCGCTCTCACAACACCCACCTCGCCAACGACGACCCCGATTCGGCGGTCAGCCCAGGTAGCGGCGACGAGTACACGACCCAGGGTGTCTGTGAGGCGTGTGGCTCGCTCGCAGAGTCGCTCTGGGAGTCGAACGGTCAACTCATCTGTGCGGACTGTCGGACAGTGTGA
- a CDS encoding GNAT family N-acetyltransferase, whose amino-acid sequence MAEPTIEIDPATTDEIDAVTELWVRLARDQRQYDSYVRAETNRDRMRETLAAHAASDGLLVARADGTLAGFASFSVERGTLDLDATRGTLSNLYVEPAYRDYGIGTALLERAEATLAERDVDVMVLEVMADNELARRFYRDCGYETFRVTMERSLEEPVENDTHSKEER is encoded by the coding sequence ATGGCAGAACCGACGATTGAGATCGATCCCGCGACGACAGACGAAATCGACGCCGTCACAGAGCTGTGGGTTCGACTCGCTCGCGATCAACGCCAGTACGACTCCTACGTCCGTGCGGAGACGAACCGCGACCGAATGCGGGAGACGCTCGCAGCCCACGCTGCAAGCGACGGACTGCTCGTCGCCCGTGCCGACGGCACCCTCGCCGGCTTCGCCTCGTTCTCGGTCGAACGTGGGACGCTCGATCTGGACGCCACTCGAGGGACGTTGTCGAACCTGTACGTCGAACCGGCCTACCGCGACTACGGGATCGGAACTGCGCTACTCGAGCGGGCAGAAGCCACGCTCGCGGAGCGAGACGTCGACGTGATGGTTCTCGAGGTGATGGCGGACAACGAGCTAGCACGGCGATTCTACCGGGACTGTGGCTACGAGACGTTCCGCGTGACGATGGAACGGTCGCTCGAGGAGCCGGTGGAAAACGATACACACTCAAAGGAGGAGCGGTAA
- a CDS encoding minichromosome maintenance protein MCM, whose translation MSQSQSKAESGKDLVDSLGDFLRNYYDDKDSGRTNIKELAQKYPNEQRSLKVDWNDIYRFDPDVAHDVLEQPEQLRRYFEEALRLYDLPIDVSLSGAHVRIYNPPEEQTFYPGEFSPSTHLGGYRAIRGEITKTSDVYPKIEEAAFECQLCGTLTRVPQSSGDFQEPHECEGCERQGPFRVNFDQSEFVDAQKLRVKVPPELADGAGQKIDAFVEDDIAGSVTVGDRIKVSGIIRFEQEESRNQKKPKFDPYLEGYHIEIEHTEQQDLDITSQERARIEDLANGAEGDPFDVGVQSLSEKVFGYELEKKALILSMVSGGQIEYDDGDTDRSNLHVLLIGDPGTGKSKLIDRCEDIGWRTVGVTSRRTTGPGLTVTAEQDDFGDGEWSLKAGALVRGNGGTVCIDELDDMDADTRSYLLEPMSKQKINAEIAGERATFQTETSVLAAANPKHGRFDPYEPVSEQFDLRSDLLSRFDLIFTVQDKPDEDDDRELADHVLDVRDAAKRDGTSDDLITDSDNESGAIVEPDLFRKWLALARRRPSPPFESEAVKQQLRDSFLEIRRLYDVSDNSPIPVTFRDLEALVRIAEAAAKFELSETITERHARIATELAGRSMQDVGKNEDGEYDADIVEVGQSKSQKDRMKTLAEAINELEDEYSNGVPRDRVIEHVQDELERDYTADRLHADMDNMLEDGVAIQPQTDHIRYLGRA comes from the coding sequence ATGTCACAATCACAATCGAAGGCGGAATCGGGCAAGGACCTCGTCGATAGTCTGGGGGATTTCCTCCGGAACTACTACGACGACAAGGACTCCGGACGAACCAACATCAAGGAACTCGCACAGAAGTACCCGAACGAACAGCGCTCCCTCAAGGTCGACTGGAACGACATCTACCGGTTCGATCCGGATGTCGCCCACGACGTCCTCGAGCAGCCGGAGCAGCTGCGGCGGTACTTCGAGGAAGCGCTGCGTCTGTACGATCTCCCGATCGACGTCAGCCTCTCGGGTGCACACGTACGCATCTACAACCCCCCGGAGGAACAGACGTTCTACCCGGGTGAGTTCTCCCCGTCCACCCATCTCGGTGGGTACCGGGCGATCAGGGGAGAGATCACGAAGACATCGGATGTCTATCCGAAGATCGAGGAAGCAGCGTTCGAGTGCCAGCTGTGCGGAACGCTTACGCGTGTGCCGCAGTCCAGCGGCGACTTCCAGGAGCCACACGAGTGCGAAGGGTGTGAGCGCCAGGGACCGTTCCGGGTGAACTTCGATCAATCCGAGTTCGTCGACGCACAGAAACTCCGAGTCAAGGTGCCGCCGGAGCTCGCCGACGGTGCTGGCCAGAAGATCGACGCCTTCGTCGAAGACGATATCGCTGGCTCCGTCACTGTGGGTGACCGAATCAAGGTCTCGGGGATCATTCGGTTCGAGCAGGAGGAGTCCCGGAACCAGAAGAAGCCCAAGTTCGACCCCTACCTCGAGGGCTACCACATCGAGATCGAGCACACCGAACAGCAAGATCTCGACATTACCTCGCAGGAACGGGCTCGTATCGAGGACCTCGCGAACGGTGCTGAGGGTGATCCGTTCGATGTCGGCGTTCAGTCGCTGTCGGAGAAGGTGTTCGGCTACGAACTCGAGAAGAAGGCGCTGATCCTGTCGATGGTTTCGGGCGGCCAGATCGAGTACGACGACGGTGACACTGACCGGTCGAATCTCCACGTCCTTCTGATAGGTGATCCTGGAACTGGCAAGTCGAAGCTCATCGATCGGTGCGAAGACATCGGCTGGCGGACCGTCGGCGTTACGAGCCGGCGAACAACTGGGCCCGGGCTGACGGTCACCGCAGAGCAAGACGACTTCGGCGACGGCGAGTGGAGCCTGAAAGCCGGCGCACTCGTTCGCGGCAACGGCGGCACTGTCTGCATCGACGAACTCGATGACATGGATGCAGACACGCGATCGTACCTCCTCGAGCCGATGTCGAAGCAGAAGATTAACGCCGAAATCGCTGGTGAACGAGCCACGTTCCAGACCGAGACGTCGGTGCTCGCTGCGGCCAACCCGAAGCACGGGCGGTTCGATCCCTATGAACCCGTCTCGGAACAGTTCGACCTCCGATCAGATCTGCTGTCACGATTCGACCTCATCTTCACTGTCCAGGACAAGCCAGACGAAGACGACGATCGCGAACTCGCCGACCACGTCCTTGACGTTCGCGATGCCGCCAAGCGCGATGGCACGAGTGATGATCTGATTACAGACAGTGACAACGAGAGTGGCGCGATCGTCGAGCCGGATCTCTTCCGGAAGTGGCTCGCACTCGCTCGGCGACGCCCATCTCCACCGTTCGAGAGCGAGGCAGTCAAACAGCAGCTACGGGACAGCTTCCTCGAGATCCGCCGTCTGTACGACGTCAGTGACAACTCACCGATTCCGGTCACGTTCCGCGACCTCGAAGCGCTGGTCCGGATCGCCGAGGCTGCCGCGAAGTTCGAGCTCTCAGAAACGATCACCGAGCGCCATGCTCGCATCGCGACGGAACTGGCTGGCCGCTCGATGCAAGACGTCGGGAAGAACGAGGACGGTGAGTACGATGCCGACATCGTCGAAGTCGGGCAGTCGAAGAGTCAGAAGGATCGGATGAAAACGCTCGCAGAGGCGATCAACGAACTCGAGGACGAGTACTCCAATGGGGTTCCCCGCGACCGCGTCATCGAGCACGTCCAGGACGAACTCGAGCGCGACTACACTGCCGATCGACTCCACGCCGACATGGACAACATGCTCGAGGACGGCGTCGCGATCCAGCCCCAGACCGACCACATCCGCTACCTCGGGAGGGCCTGA
- a CDS encoding helix-turn-helix domain-containing protein — MPKQLPQEVRDLPPSARLIWLALEDGPMTVDELQVSTGCSKKRIRDCARELEEEGLVESQTSLRDARKSIYTRQ; from the coding sequence ATGCCTAAACAACTCCCGCAGGAGGTCCGCGATCTCCCGCCGTCGGCGCGACTCATCTGGCTCGCCCTTGAAGACGGTCCGATGACCGTCGACGAACTCCAGGTGTCGACCGGCTGCTCGAAAAAGCGAATCCGGGACTGTGCTCGTGAACTCGAAGAGGAGGGTCTTGTTGAGAGTCAAACCTCTTTGCGCGACGCAAGAAAGTCGATCTACACCCGACAATAA